The Streptomyces sp. NBC_00162 genome window below encodes:
- the nrtL gene encoding ArgS-related anticodon-binding protein NrtL, whose product MNPADLSRTVVRAVRCAVEDGELGADVAVPGRVVVERTRPGGVGEYATPVAFQVAKAAGRAPGEVARVLARRLGQEPGIESVEVTGPGFLNFVLPAPSAPLVIRDVLVLEGAAFLPVDIGAGLGLRERVVRESVLRLVRSQGGSEHDVTDGLSVAPLAKRDGDVVARFGVDAARWAMLCVPARETPEFSDRLLLQGEGSEFFRVRYAHARSRALLSNADGLGFGPAVGEVDAPALLRALAGHPLVLEAAAHHRAPERLTRHLVELADALLDFQYRVLPQGDEKPSAAHRARLALAEAAGTVLAGGLALLGIDAPTRL is encoded by the coding sequence GTGAACCCCGCCGATCTCTCCCGTACCGTCGTGCGCGCCGTGCGCTGCGCCGTCGAGGACGGGGAGCTGGGCGCCGATGTGGCCGTGCCCGGGCGGGTCGTCGTCGAGCGGACCCGGCCCGGTGGGGTGGGGGAGTACGCCACCCCCGTCGCCTTCCAGGTCGCCAAGGCCGCCGGACGCGCGCCCGGTGAGGTGGCCAGGGTGCTGGCCCGTCGGCTCGGCCAGGAGCCGGGGATCGAGAGCGTCGAGGTCACCGGCCCCGGGTTTCTGAATTTCGTGCTGCCCGCGCCTTCCGCTCCCCTCGTCATCCGGGATGTCCTCGTGCTCGAGGGCGCCGCCTTCCTCCCCGTCGACATCGGCGCCGGCCTCGGCCTGCGCGAGCGCGTCGTACGCGAGAGTGTCCTGCGGCTCGTGCGCAGCCAGGGCGGCAGCGAGCACGACGTGACCGACGGGCTTTCCGTTGCTCCCCTCGCCAAGCGGGACGGGGACGTCGTCGCCCGGTTCGGGGTCGACGCCGCCCGCTGGGCGATGCTCTGCGTGCCGGCCCGCGAGACGCCCGAGTTCTCCGACCGGCTGCTCCTGCAGGGCGAGGGCAGCGAGTTCTTCCGGGTGCGGTACGCCCACGCGCGGAGCCGGGCACTGCTCAGCAACGCCGACGGCCTCGGGTTCGGGCCCGCCGTCGGAGAGGTGGACGCCCCCGCGCTGCTGCGCGCCCTCGCCGGCCATCCCCTCGTACTCGAAGCCGCCGCGCACCACCGCGCGCCCGAGCGGCTCACCCGGCACCTCGTCGAGCTGGCGGACGCGCTGCTCGACTTCCAGTACCGCGTACTGCCCCAGGGGGACGAGAAACCCTCGGCCGCCCACCGTGCCCGGCTGGCTCTTGCCGAAGCCGCCGGGACGGTGCTGGCCGGCGGCCTGGCCCTCCTCGGCATAGACGCACCGACACGCCTGTGA
- a CDS encoding plasmid stabilization protein, with protein sequence MPRGSSPKHERQYEHIKEGLEQRGEPKGKAEEIAARTVNKERARAGESKTASKESLQDMSSSRRGGLHSHSGAQGPTYDQLYAEARRRNVHGRSDMNKAQLKRALGDG encoded by the coding sequence ATGCCCCGCGGATCTTCCCCCAAGCACGAACGCCAGTACGAGCACATCAAGGAGGGCCTGGAGCAGCGCGGCGAGCCGAAGGGCAAGGCCGAGGAGATCGCCGCCCGGACGGTCAACAAGGAACGCGCCCGGGCGGGGGAGTCCAAGACGGCCAGCAAGGAGTCCCTGCAGGACATGTCCTCGTCCCGCCGCGGGGGCCTGCACTCCCACTCCGGCGCGCAGGGCCCCACGTACGACCAGCTCTACGCGGAGGCCCGGCGCCGCAACGTCCACGGCCGCTCGGACATGAACAAGGCACAGCTCAAGCGGGCCCTCGGCGACGGCTGA
- a CDS encoding response regulator, whose protein sequence is MEVAKTRTRGPGPTYSRVVPGVSGRVLVVDDNKVIRQLIKVNLELEGFEVVTANDGAECLDVVHRVCPDVITLDVVMPRLDGFGTAAQLRADPRTSAVPVAIVSACTQHEVESGIAAGVDAFVAKPFEPAELVRVVRRLVEGKDLRDGRKGAPAGRGRG, encoded by the coding sequence GTGGAAGTGGCAAAAACCCGGACGCGGGGGCCTGGGCCGACCTACTCTCGAGTTGTGCCAGGCGTCTCGGGCCGGGTGCTTGTTGTCGACGACAACAAGGTCATCCGGCAGCTGATCAAGGTCAATCTCGAGCTGGAGGGCTTCGAGGTCGTGACCGCGAACGATGGTGCCGAGTGTCTGGACGTCGTGCATCGCGTGTGCCCCGACGTCATCACCCTTGATGTGGTCATGCCCCGGCTGGACGGGTTCGGGACCGCCGCGCAGTTGCGGGCCGATCCGCGGACCAGCGCCGTGCCCGTCGCGATCGTGAGTGCCTGTACGCAGCACGAGGTGGAGTCGGGGATCGCGGCCGGGGTGGATGCATTCGTCGCCAAGCCCTTCGAGCCCGCCGAGCTGGTACGGGTCGTACGGCGGCTGGTCGAGGGGAAGGACCTGCGCGACGGGAGGAAGGGCGCCCCCGCCGGGAGGGGGAGGGGCTGA
- a CDS encoding XdhC family protein — protein sequence MRELVETARQWVAEGRAGYLARPVTEQGFGPRDPAGAVLVDARGECVGALYRGVFDAELVAEAGAMGAGDTARVCEVSVRGAEAVEAKLTCGGQAEVLLQPLAAIPAEWWELLGEGVGVALVTRLNEGADQAVSAVVRAGDVPRDDAGRRAGELLGTRRAGRDALYGESGLVLVEAYPSAPYVVIGGGGELAEIIERQALLLGWEAVLVDGAEEAGKVIQARRDAACLVMLSHDEAFDVPTLRFALAQGVPYVGALGSRKTTARRREGLIAAGVSEAQLARVHGPIGLDLGARTPAETALAICAEILGVLGGRELDTLRDTDGPINS from the coding sequence ATGCGTGAGCTGGTGGAGACGGCGCGGCAGTGGGTGGCCGAGGGGCGCGCGGGGTATCTGGCGCGGCCCGTGACCGAGCAGGGGTTCGGGCCGCGGGATCCGGCCGGGGCGGTGCTCGTCGATGCGCGGGGGGAGTGTGTCGGCGCCCTGTACCGGGGGGTCTTTGATGCCGAGCTCGTCGCCGAGGCCGGGGCGATGGGGGCCGGGGACACCGCGCGGGTGTGCGAGGTGTCCGTGCGCGGGGCCGAGGCCGTGGAGGCGAAGCTGACCTGTGGCGGGCAGGCCGAGGTGCTGCTCCAGCCGCTGGCGGCGATCCCGGCCGAGTGGTGGGAGCTGCTCGGTGAGGGGGTCGGGGTGGCGTTGGTGACCCGGCTGAACGAGGGCGCCGATCAGGCCGTCAGTGCGGTCGTACGGGCCGGCGACGTGCCGCGTGATGATGCCGGGCGGCGGGCCGGGGAACTGCTGGGGACGCGGCGGGCCGGGCGGGACGCGTTGTACGGGGAGTCCGGGCTGGTGCTGGTGGAGGCGTACCCGTCGGCTCCGTACGTGGTGATCGGCGGGGGCGGTGAGCTCGCCGAGATCATCGAGCGGCAGGCGCTGCTGCTGGGCTGGGAGGCCGTGCTGGTCGACGGTGCGGAGGAGGCCGGGAAGGTGATCCAGGCGCGGCGGGACGCCGCGTGCCTGGTCATGCTGAGTCACGACGAGGCGTTCGACGTGCCGACGCTGCGGTTCGCGCTCGCCCAGGGGGTCCCGTACGTCGGTGCGCTGGGCTCGCGCAAGACGACCGCACGGCGGCGGGAAGGGCTGATCGCCGCCGGGGTGAGCGAGGCCCAACTGGCCCGGGTGCACGGGCCGATCGGCCTGGACCTCGGCGCGCGGACCCCGGCGGAGACCGCGCTGGCCATCTGCGCCGAGATCCTGGGGGTGCTGGGCGGACGCGAGCTCGACACCCTGCGGGATACGGACGGGCCCATCAACTCCTGA
- a CDS encoding ATP-dependent DNA ligase: MRVALATAVRTLPRGAGLAYEPKFDGHRLVIVRSDADVVLQARSGRIVTSAFPDLEVAARQLPAGTVLDGEVVVWHAGRTDFALVQRRAAATAARAAVLAQTLPASYAAFDVLELAGLDLRGRAYERRRALLVDLLLPLGPPLQPVPMTTDPELAATWYETLPASGIEGLVVKRLDQTYPAGRRGWQKLRHTDVRDAAVVGYTGTPRRPLALVLVLPVGDETPLVSSPLTAALRAEVAQAVASRAAVAPAGATVTAIGLGEVPFRPLDPPLTAEVRHASARHPPPEVLRLRTDL; the protein is encoded by the coding sequence ATCCGGGTCGCGCTGGCCACCGCCGTACGGACCCTTCCGCGCGGCGCGGGCCTGGCGTACGAGCCGAAGTTCGACGGCCACCGCCTGGTCATCGTGCGCTCGGACGCCGACGTCGTGCTCCAGGCGCGTTCCGGCCGGATCGTGACCAGCGCCTTCCCCGATCTGGAGGTGGCCGCACGGCAGTTGCCCGCCGGGACCGTCCTCGACGGGGAGGTGGTGGTCTGGCACGCGGGCCGGACGGACTTCGCGCTGGTGCAGCGCCGGGCGGCGGCCACGGCCGCGCGGGCCGCCGTACTGGCGCAGACGCTGCCGGCCTCGTACGCCGCCTTCGACGTGCTGGAACTGGCCGGGCTGGACCTGCGCGGGCGCGCGTACGAGCGCCGCCGGGCCCTCCTGGTGGACCTCCTGCTGCCGCTCGGGCCGCCGCTGCAGCCGGTGCCGATGACCACCGACCCGGAGCTGGCGGCCACCTGGTACGAGACCCTGCCCGCCAGCGGCATCGAGGGCCTGGTCGTCAAACGGCTGGACCAGACCTACCCGGCAGGCCGGCGCGGCTGGCAGAAGCTGCGGCACACGGACGTCCGCGACGCGGCGGTGGTCGGCTACACCGGCACCCCGCGCCGCCCGCTCGCCCTGGTGCTGGTCCTGCCGGTCGGGGACGAGACCCCGCTGGTGTCGAGCCCTCTGACGGCGGCCCTGCGCGCGGAGGTGGCGCAGGCCGTGGCCTCCCGCGCGGCGGTGGCTCCGGCCGGGGCGACCGTCACGGCGATCGGGCTCGGCGAGGTGCCCTTCCGGCCGCTCGACCCGCCGCTGACGGCGGAGGTCCGGCACGCCTCGGCCCGGCACCCGCCGCCGGAGGTGCTGCGGCTGCGGACAGACCTCTGA
- a CDS encoding Ku protein yields MRSIWNGAISFGLVSIPIKLVNATESHSISFRQIHLTDGGRIRYRKVCELDAEEVPTAEIGKGYEEGDGSIIPITDEDLAQLPIATARTIEIMSFVPADEIDPLQMDAAYYLAANGATAAKPYTLLREALKRSRKVAIAKYALRGRERLGMLRVVDDVIAMHGLLWPDEIRAPEGVAPDADVTVREAELDLADALMATLGEVELSSLHDDYREAVEAMIAAKAGGAFEPTEAVVEPAGGQVIDLMAALEKSVKAAKASRGEAGSAGGAEGSAEAEVTPIRGRRKSAAAAAPKAVGGKKSTAKSAAGKKTASGAAKKAAASKSTAKSAKSAAAAKKTAGAAKKAAPARKRTSA; encoded by the coding sequence GTGCGATCCATTTGGAACGGGGCGATCTCCTTCGGCTTGGTCAGCATCCCGATCAAGCTCGTGAACGCCACCGAGAGCCACTCGATCTCCTTCCGTCAGATCCACCTCACTGACGGCGGGCGGATCCGCTACCGCAAGGTGTGCGAGCTGGACGCCGAGGAGGTGCCGACCGCTGAGATCGGGAAGGGGTACGAGGAGGGGGACGGGTCGATCATCCCGATCACCGACGAGGACCTGGCGCAGCTGCCGATCGCGACCGCCAGGACGATCGAGATCATGTCGTTCGTACCGGCGGACGAGATCGATCCGCTGCAGATGGACGCGGCGTACTACCTAGCGGCGAACGGGGCGACGGCGGCGAAGCCCTACACCCTGTTGCGGGAGGCGCTGAAGCGGAGCCGGAAGGTCGCGATCGCCAAGTACGCGCTGCGGGGGCGGGAGCGGCTGGGCATGCTGCGGGTCGTGGACGACGTGATCGCCATGCACGGGCTGTTGTGGCCGGACGAGATCCGGGCGCCGGAGGGGGTGGCGCCGGATGCGGACGTGACGGTACGGGAGGCCGAACTCGACCTGGCGGACGCGCTGATGGCGACGTTGGGCGAGGTGGAGCTGTCTTCGCTGCACGACGACTACCGGGAGGCAGTGGAGGCGATGATCGCGGCGAAGGCGGGCGGGGCGTTCGAGCCGACCGAGGCCGTCGTGGAGCCAGCCGGGGGTCAGGTGATCGACCTGATGGCGGCGCTGGAGAAGAGCGTGAAGGCGGCCAAGGCTTCTCGGGGGGAGGCGGGTTCCGCGGGCGGGGCGGAGGGCTCGGCCGAGGCCGAGGTCACGCCGATTCGGGGGCGGCGGAAGTCGGCGGCTGCGGCTGCGCCGAAGGCGGTGGGTGGGAAGAAGTCGACGGCGAAGTCGGCCGCGGGCAAGAAGACTGCGTCGGGTGCGGCGAAGAAGGCCGCGGCGTCCAAGTCGACGGCGAAGTCGGCCAAGTCGGCTGCCGCGGCCAAGAAGACGGCCGGCGCCGCGAAGAAGGCGGCGCCTGCGCGGAAGCGGACCTCGGCCTGA
- the ligD gene encoding non-homologous end-joining DNA ligase translates to MTPITLVEGRRIALSNLDKVLYPETGFTKGEVLHYYALVAGSLLPHIHNRPVSFLRYPDGPDGQLFFTKNPPPGTPDWVKTTPVPRSEDLSAEQVVVADMATLMWSANLVVEFHTPQWTAGSPAIADRMVLDLDPGAPASVVECCAAALWLRDRLAADGLHAYAKTSGSKGMHLAVPLEPTPSEQVSAYAKLLAQEAERELPDLVVHRMAKALRPGKVFVDHSQNAAAKTTAAPYTLRARARPTVSTPVSWEEVEACRRPDDLVFLADDVPLRLERDGDLFGPLVNLDRAGRLPGTRGARP, encoded by the coding sequence ATGACGCCGATCACATTGGTGGAGGGCCGTCGCATCGCGCTCAGCAATCTCGACAAGGTGCTCTACCCCGAGACCGGCTTCACCAAGGGCGAGGTGCTGCACTACTACGCCCTCGTCGCGGGATCCCTCCTCCCGCACATCCACAACCGGCCGGTGTCCTTCCTGCGCTATCCCGACGGCCCGGACGGCCAGCTCTTCTTCACCAAGAACCCGCCGCCCGGCACCCCCGACTGGGTGAAGACCACCCCCGTGCCCCGCTCCGAGGACCTCTCCGCCGAACAGGTGGTCGTCGCCGACATGGCCACCCTCATGTGGTCCGCCAACCTCGTCGTCGAGTTCCACACCCCCCAGTGGACCGCCGGGAGCCCGGCCATCGCCGACCGGATGGTCCTCGACCTCGACCCCGGCGCGCCCGCCTCCGTCGTCGAGTGCTGCGCCGCCGCGCTCTGGCTGCGCGACCGGCTCGCGGCCGACGGCCTGCACGCGTACGCCAAGACCTCCGGCTCCAAGGGCATGCACCTGGCCGTGCCCCTGGAGCCGACCCCCTCCGAGCAGGTGTCGGCGTACGCGAAGCTGCTCGCCCAGGAGGCCGAGCGCGAGCTGCCGGACCTGGTCGTCCACCGCATGGCCAAGGCGCTGCGCCCCGGCAAGGTCTTCGTCGACCACAGCCAGAACGCCGCCGCCAAGACCACCGCCGCGCCCTACACGCTGCGCGCGCGGGCCCGGCCGACCGTGTCCACACCGGTGTCCTGGGAGGAGGTCGAGGCCTGCCGGCGCCCTGACGACCTGGTCTTCCTCGCCGACGACGTCCCGCTGCGGCTGGAGCGCGACGGGGACCTCTTCGGCCCCCTGGTCAACCTCGACCGGGCCGGCCGGCTGCCGGGGACGCGAGGAGCCCGGCCGTGA
- a CDS encoding nuclease-related domain-containing protein: MKGLRVLPGGRPGRGRLYVNLPDGRAVAWYDRQANRISILADDQREAILAVLRPYLSGTVTIGPPPVPTAADLAGLALPPDADLAPNRPGETLLGELEHGPAGTRARHRLRQDLLAQQRMGDTFDALEADGWRILHCVPVPGMGRIDHLLIGPAGIFCVRTVPGRRQRAVAGDLLLAVGRAEPRPDPRWTRRAAARATRALTAQVTPALAVVDASRVEVAPTLRDIRVLQPPTATTDLTSSPTALKPPDIETLFTLARDTRTWLGPNAGRSSPAWGSPRTESGGV; this comes from the coding sequence ATGAAGGGACTCAGAGTGCTGCCGGGCGGCCGGCCGGGCCGGGGCCGGTTGTATGTCAATCTGCCCGACGGGCGGGCGGTGGCCTGGTACGACCGGCAGGCGAACCGGATCAGCATCCTCGCGGACGACCAGCGCGAGGCGATCCTCGCGGTGTTACGGCCCTACCTGAGCGGAACGGTGACGATCGGTCCGCCTCCCGTCCCCACGGCGGCCGACCTGGCGGGCCTCGCCCTCCCGCCGGACGCGGACCTGGCCCCGAACCGCCCCGGCGAGACCCTGCTGGGGGAGCTGGAACACGGCCCGGCGGGCACCCGGGCGCGGCACCGGCTGCGTCAGGACCTGCTGGCCCAGCAGCGCATGGGGGACACCTTCGACGCCCTGGAGGCGGACGGCTGGCGGATCCTGCACTGCGTCCCGGTCCCGGGAATGGGACGCATCGACCACCTGCTCATCGGCCCGGCCGGGATCTTCTGCGTCCGCACCGTCCCGGGCCGCCGCCAGCGCGCGGTGGCCGGCGATCTCCTGCTCGCGGTCGGCCGCGCCGAGCCCCGCCCGGACCCGCGCTGGACCCGCCGCGCGGCAGCCCGCGCCACCCGTGCCCTGACGGCCCAGGTCACCCCGGCTCTGGCCGTGGTCGACGCCTCCCGCGTCGAGGTGGCCCCCACCCTCCGCGACATCCGCGTACTCCAACCCCCCACGGCCACGACAGACCTCACGTCCTCCCCCACGGCCCTCAAACCCCCGGACATCGAAACCCTGTTCACCCTGGCCCGCGACACGAGAACATGGCTGGGCCCCAACGCCGGCAGATCCAGCCCCGCCTGGGGGTCCCCCCGGACGGAGTCTGGGGGAGTTTGA
- the lysA gene encoding diaminopimelate decarboxylase, whose protein sequence is MSRSAHPAGPRHADVLPEGHYSPPAADLNALDEKVWARTVTRDSDGVVSVGGIEVTKLAEEFGTPAFFLDEEDFRARCRAWAHAFGKDADVFYAGKAFLSKAVVKWLKEEGLNLDVCSGGELATALAAEMPASRIAFHGNNKSEGEIRRAIEAGVGRIVLDSFQEIARVAHIARELGVRQPVQIRVTVGVEAHTHEFIATAHEDQKFGIAVADGVAAEAVRRALGHDSLELLGVHSHIGSQIFDMAGFEVSAKRVVQLLAAVRDEHGVELPEIDLGGGLGIAYTSDDDPREPHEIAKALTEIVARECESAGLRAPRISVEPGRAIVGPTAFTLYEVGTIKPLEGLRTYVSVDGGMSDNIRTALYDAEYSIALVSRTSDAEPMLVRVVGKHCESGDIVVKDAFLPADLAPGDLLAVPATGAYCRSMASNYNHALRPPVVAVRDGQARVIVRRETEEDLLRLDLG, encoded by the coding sequence ATGAGCCGTTCCGCGCACCCCGCCGGACCCCGTCACGCCGATGTCCTGCCCGAGGGGCACTACTCCCCGCCCGCGGCCGACCTCAACGCCCTCGACGAGAAGGTCTGGGCCCGGACCGTCACGCGCGACAGTGACGGCGTCGTCAGCGTCGGCGGCATCGAAGTGACCAAGCTCGCCGAGGAGTTCGGGACCCCCGCCTTCTTCCTCGACGAGGAGGACTTCCGGGCGCGGTGCCGGGCCTGGGCGCACGCCTTCGGCAAGGACGCCGACGTGTTCTACGCCGGTAAGGCGTTTCTTTCCAAGGCCGTCGTGAAGTGGCTGAAGGAAGAGGGGCTCAATCTGGACGTGTGTTCCGGCGGGGAGCTGGCCACCGCGCTCGCCGCCGAGATGCCCGCCTCCCGGATCGCCTTCCACGGCAACAACAAGTCCGAGGGCGAGATCCGGCGCGCCATCGAGGCCGGCGTCGGGCGCATCGTCCTCGACTCCTTCCAGGAGATCGCCCGCGTCGCGCACATCGCCCGAGAGCTGGGCGTACGCCAGCCCGTACAGATCCGCGTCACGGTGGGCGTCGAGGCCCATACGCACGAGTTCATCGCGACTGCCCATGAAGACCAGAAGTTCGGCATCGCCGTAGCCGACGGGGTCGCCGCCGAGGCCGTACGGCGGGCCCTCGGGCACGACTCGCTCGAGCTGCTCGGCGTCCACTCCCACATCGGCTCGCAGATCTTCGACATGGCCGGCTTCGAGGTGTCGGCGAAGCGGGTCGTGCAGCTGCTCGCCGCCGTGCGGGACGAGCACGGGGTGGAGCTGCCCGAGATCGACCTCGGCGGCGGTCTCGGCATCGCCTACACCTCCGACGACGACCCGCGCGAGCCCCATGAGATCGCCAAGGCGCTCACCGAGATCGTGGCGCGCGAGTGCGAGAGCGCCGGCCTGCGCGCGCCCCGCATCTCCGTCGAGCCCGGCCGCGCCATCGTCGGCCCCACCGCCTTCACCCTCTACGAGGTCGGCACTATCAAGCCGCTCGAGGGACTCCGGACGTACGTCAGCGTCGACGGCGGGATGTCCGACAACATCCGGACGGCTCTGTACGACGCCGAGTACTCCATCGCGCTCGTCTCCCGTACCTCCGACGCCGAGCCGATGCTCGTCCGCGTCGTCGGCAAGCACTGCGAGAGCGGCGACATCGTCGTGAAGGACGCGTTCCTGCCCGCCGACCTCGCCCCCGGTGACCTGCTCGCCGTCCCTGCCACCGGCGCGTACTGCCGTTCCATGGCCAGCAACTACAACCACGCGCTCCGTCCGCCCGTCGTCGCCGTGCGCGACGGTCAGGCCCGGGTGATCGTCCGTCGCGAGACGGAGGAAGATCTCCTGCGCCTCGACCTCGGATGA
- a CDS encoding AAA family ATPase, which yields MSDQPHPSLRDLVLGRLAASSLAPAVRHLVAGLLPEVRARSAGQAGPVYLRSISAAGWRGIGPAATLDLTPGPGLTVVAGRNGSGKSSFAEAAEMVLTGENFRWQDRTQIWKQGWRNLHDHTAPQVSVQLCLDGENDPLTVRRSWHGDGLDDSRTVVHRPGVPEQDPREVIDAEDLSLYRPFLSYSELGAMINGRMSALHDALAQILGLDLLSDADNEARARAKKLTDTVTGAGDLIRAVIAELSESDDPRAAEAVAALSGRHPDLDRLRALLKGQVETDGAELARLRRLVGLEGPDPRGVAGAVARLREAAAVAEDARFGTAEDARQLIGLLERALDHHRRHPQSADCPVCGAGSRLDEVWALRAREQVERLQREAAEAQTARAGLAAAERAVRDLVQPVPGWLQDDASPLASLWYEWAACRDVADPRELADRIERVAATLADACRQLSEEAADRIAEQDGRWQPLALRLAECLRDAEKAEAARPLIKQIKDGRAWLKKVTGELREERLRPFADQSQTIWKLLCERSSVSLGSISLAGTANQRKVVLDASVDTIDAPAFGVMSQGELHSLALSLFLPRATHPDSPFGFLVIDDPVQSMDPEKVEGLARVLQLHSRHRQVVVFTHDTRLQQAIRQLRVPATIMQVSRQTDSVVRVTRTDDPVSLALGEARAVASDRNVPQDVADRVLPQMCRGALEAAYLEPARRRLRADGHSHDEVEARIGRTFKLTELAALAFYDSGMAPADVLAAVAQDHGPWARTLIERCNAGAHQAPAPSGAPMDLVRETEKLARAVQRR from the coding sequence TTGAGTGACCAGCCCCACCCCTCCCTCCGCGACCTGGTCCTCGGCCGCCTGGCCGCCTCCTCGCTGGCGCCCGCCGTGCGGCACCTCGTGGCCGGGCTACTGCCCGAGGTACGGGCCAGGAGTGCAGGGCAGGCCGGGCCGGTGTACCTGCGATCGATCTCGGCGGCCGGCTGGCGCGGCATCGGACCGGCCGCAACGCTGGACCTCACCCCCGGCCCCGGCCTCACCGTGGTCGCGGGCCGCAACGGCTCGGGGAAGTCCAGCTTCGCCGAGGCCGCCGAAATGGTGCTCACCGGAGAGAACTTCCGCTGGCAGGACCGCACTCAGATCTGGAAGCAGGGCTGGCGCAACCTGCACGACCACACCGCTCCACAGGTGTCGGTGCAGCTCTGCCTCGACGGCGAGAACGATCCGCTGACCGTCCGCAGGAGTTGGCACGGGGACGGCCTGGACGACTCCCGAACGGTCGTTCACCGGCCCGGGGTGCCCGAACAGGATCCCCGCGAGGTCATCGACGCCGAGGACCTGTCCCTCTACCGGCCGTTCCTCTCGTACAGCGAGCTGGGCGCGATGATCAACGGGCGGATGAGTGCCCTGCACGACGCGCTCGCGCAGATCCTCGGCCTGGACCTGCTCAGCGACGCCGACAACGAAGCCCGCGCCCGAGCGAAGAAGCTCACCGACACCGTCACAGGGGCCGGTGACCTGATCCGAGCCGTGATCGCCGAACTGTCGGAGTCGGACGACCCGCGGGCCGCCGAGGCCGTCGCGGCGCTGAGCGGCCGCCACCCGGACCTCGACCGGTTACGCGCGCTGCTCAAGGGCCAGGTCGAAACGGACGGCGCCGAGCTCGCCCGCCTGCGTCGCCTCGTCGGCCTGGAAGGCCCCGACCCGCGCGGGGTCGCGGGCGCGGTGGCCCGGCTCCGGGAAGCCGCCGCCGTCGCCGAGGACGCGCGTTTCGGAACAGCCGAGGACGCCCGGCAGCTGATCGGACTGCTGGAGCGGGCCCTGGACCACCACCGCCGACACCCGCAGTCCGCCGACTGCCCCGTCTGCGGTGCCGGGAGCCGACTCGACGAGGTCTGGGCCCTGCGCGCCCGGGAACAGGTCGAACGGCTCCAGCGGGAGGCGGCCGAGGCGCAGACCGCCCGTGCGGGCCTGGCCGCCGCGGAGCGGGCCGTACGCGATCTGGTGCAGCCGGTTCCGGGCTGGCTCCAGGACGACGCTTCGCCGCTCGCCTCCCTCTGGTACGAGTGGGCCGCTTGCCGGGACGTCGCCGACCCGCGCGAACTCGCGGACCGGATCGAGCGGGTGGCGGCCACGCTGGCCGACGCGTGCCGACAGCTGAGCGAGGAGGCCGCGGACCGGATCGCCGAGCAGGACGGCCGGTGGCAGCCGCTCGCCCTGCGCCTCGCCGAATGCCTGCGCGACGCCGAGAAGGCGGAGGCGGCCCGGCCGCTCATCAAGCAGATCAAGGACGGCCGGGCGTGGCTGAAGAAGGTCACCGGCGAACTGCGCGAGGAACGGCTCCGGCCCTTCGCCGACCAGTCGCAGACCATCTGGAAACTGCTGTGCGAACGCAGCAGCGTCTCGCTCGGCTCGATCAGCCTCGCGGGCACCGCCAACCAGCGCAAGGTGGTGCTCGATGCCTCCGTGGACACGATCGACGCGCCCGCCTTCGGCGTGATGAGCCAGGGCGAGCTGCACTCGCTCGCCCTCTCGCTGTTCCTCCCGCGGGCCACGCACCCCGACAGCCCCTTCGGGTTCCTGGTGATCGACGACCCCGTACAGTCCATGGACCCGGAGAAGGTCGAAGGACTCGCCCGCGTCCTCCAACTCCACTCCCGGCACCGCCAGGTGGTCGTCTTCACCCACGACACCCGCCTCCAGCAGGCCATCCGTCAGCTGCGCGTCCCCGCGACGATCATGCAGGTGTCCCGCCAGACCGACTCCGTCGTACGGGTCACCCGGACCGACGACCCGGTCTCCCTCGCGCTGGGTGAGGCCCGGGCCGTGGCCAGTGACCGCAACGTGCCGCAGGACGTTGCCGACCGGGTACTGCCCCAGATGTGCCGGGGAGCTCTGGAAGCGGCCTATCTGGAGCCCGCACGGCGCCGGCTGCGCGCCGACGGCCACAGCCACGACGAGGTCGAGGCGAGGATCGGCAGGACGTTCAAGCTCACCGAGTTGGCCGCGCTCGCCTTCTACGACAGCGGGATGGCACCGGCCGATGTGCTCGCCGCGGTCGCCCAGGACCACGGGCCGTGGGCGCGCACCCTGATCGAGCGGTGCAACGCGGGGGCCCACCAGGCTCCCGCCCCGTCCGGTGCGCCCATGGACCTGGTCCGGGAAACAGAGAAGCTCGCCAGGGCGGTGCAGCGCCGGTGA
- a CDS encoding DUF6479 family protein, which translates to MDMILSVDSTLTDIAWFLVVGIVVAGFLLGGFKLGQRVRAKEPPPPTAESQPHLPNGGAVYEVREERDPVEIPEGGLRPHEMQGYGNFGSTASAHPDDVRKRRESGHQHVEGPGPHPQPGAPPDAGRGAHS; encoded by the coding sequence ATGGACATGATCCTGAGCGTGGACTCGACCTTGACCGACATCGCATGGTTCCTGGTCGTCGGGATTGTCGTCGCCGGCTTCCTCCTCGGCGGCTTCAAGCTGGGTCAGCGGGTCCGGGCGAAGGAACCCCCGCCGCCCACCGCCGAGAGCCAGCCCCACCTGCCGAACGGCGGGGCCGTCTACGAGGTCCGCGAGGAGCGGGACCCCGTGGAGATTCCCGAGGGCGGCCTCCGGCCGCACGAGATGCAGGGCTACGGAAACTTCGGCTCCACCGCCTCCGCGCATCCCGACGACGTCCGCAAGCGGCGCGAGTCCGGTCACCAGCACGTGGAGGGACCGGGTCCGCATCCACAGCCAGGGGCTCCCCCGGACGCGGGGCGAGGCGCACACAGCTGA